CCACCGCCATCAACGATTGCGATACCAGCACCTTCAGCAACGCCAGTGATACCCAGCAGGCCAGGGACTGCAACTGATTCAGCACCACCGAAAGTGGTAGTTACTGTTTTCAGAGTAGTGATGTCACAGTTTTCCAATTTAATGTTGAAATCTTTTGACTGAGACTCGCCGCCGTTCATCAGACGTACGTTAGAAACCTGACCCAGTTCAACAGTTTGAGAATCAGAACCAGATGCGATTGAACATGGTGCGTCAATGATAGAACCGTTGAAAGTTACAGTACCTTGGCCCTGATCAGCTGCGTTAGCAACAGAAGCGAAACCTAATACCAATGCTGCTGCCAAGATAGTTTTATTCAGATTCATTACATCATTCCTTTATAGACAATTTTAAGTTTAGCAAGCTGAAATACCTTAATCCGATCAAGGTATATAGTGCATCGAAGTAGTTGAAAAATATGAGCTCATACGGCTTGTTTTCGTAATAATACGAAATGATAAGCCGATAAAAATCGAGTTCGATAAATTCAACATGTAGACATTAAGAAGCATCTACATTTTAAAAAAACTTCAAATAACGTTTAAGGCATTCTTTGTTCGCCGCAGATAATACAAACTTCAGTATGTTCTTCATAGCTAATTAATTCAAAAAATCAAAATTCAGAGTCTTTAGCTTTATTGATTACGCTTACCAAATAATATCGATAAGATTGATCGATAAACCCCACACCCTCGACACTTATCTCTCCCAAAAAGAACATACCGACACATTTGATCGTTAAAATGCGATTTTCCAAAATTAACGATTGCTTATTCCATAAGTGAAATTATAATCGAGATTAAATGCTCGCATGGTGCACGCCAAAGGAATAAAAAACTGATTGGTAACATAATTACGTCTCAACAGCCTATTTGGCATCACTAAAACCATCAATTAATCATACAAATAAGATTACATAAGTGATTGATTTTAATCATTAAAAACCAAAAAGACATAATTCATCTATTTAGTGTGAAATAAATCTTCATATTTACCGATGTTGGAGATAATGCTATTTATCTGGTTTTAAATCTTGCAAAACCATTATTTTAATCGTGCTAGTTAGCCTATTAAAAAAAGAATAACAAAAAAAATATAAAATAAATCAGATGCCATTATGCTGACCGTAGGAAACATCTTTTTAGTTTGTGGGAAATTACCTACATCAAGGTGAGAAATACACAAATCAATAAGAGAATATTAGAAATAAAAAATGAGACATTCTTAATATAGATTATATGAGGTAAAAACATGAAAGCTAAAAATCAACGCAAAGAAGAAGTCATGAGTATTTTGGAAGAAAGATGTCTTTTCTTAAAAAAACAGTTTAGCGAGTCAATCCCCCCAGTGGACAGTTGGCCAAAAACCAGAGAGTTGGCTGATAAAGCTGAATTGGATATTTATACTGCAAGGCTAGTCCTGATGAAATTGGTTGATGAGAACAGAGCAAAGATGTCAGAAACTAAGGTCCTGAATTCATTGCGCTGGTTTATTGCTCACCCGGCAGACAAATAAAGATGTGGACCGCGATTAAGTTCCAGCGATGTGATTCGCTTCTGGCTCATAACCACTCATCCAACAACTGCGTATACAAACAAAACTTAACAGTATGATATGTATATTAAATTTAAGCCAATCACCTTGAAGGGATTCAATTTGCCTGCGCAAAGAATGAACACAATAATAATGGTGATGATTGCCGTTACCTTTCTTACCATGCTGCACTATGAAATCAATCGAGGCGGAGCCGGGCTTGATCTTCCAACCAATATCCTCATCTGGGCGATGATGGCGCTCCTCACGATGGCGCTCTATTGGCCCCAGTCTGAGGCAAACCACCCCTTTAGTTCACCCGGTAGTTTATGGCTGTTATCGGGTGCACTGATGATCAGTATCCCTGGACTATGGCCTGAATCATTACGGCATATTGGGGCTTGGTTGCCGCGTCTTCTGGGTCTATGGGGCGGGATAATCCTGTTATTTGGGCTGTTTCGGCTGAAGCTAAACGCAGGAACGCGACAAATGTGGCTAATGCTGATCCTCTTGTCCACTTGGGGACAGGCCGTCTTGGCCCTACTGCAATGGTTTGTTTTTACTGCCGATAACTGGATGGAGTTCGATCCTGCGCAACGCCCTTATGGCATTTTTCAACAAGTGAATGTGCTGGCCAGTTATCTGGCAACGGGTTATGCCTGCGCAGTTTACCTGTTCATGGTTCCAAATAAGCGAGTGGTCCGCGGTATCAGTACCCTGACGCTTTTAGTGTTCCCTGGCTTATTGGTACTACTCCAATCGCGGATCGGCTGGGTTGGTGGGGTTTCAACCTTACTGCTACTTTCTTTCTATTACTGGCGTCAGCGGCAAATCCTTGGGTTATGGTTATTCAGTCTCGCGAGCGTGCTGGCCGCTGTTTATGTGTTGAGCCAGTGGAGCGACAGTGCGCTAGTCCTCAAAGAGGGCAGTAACCGAGAGCGCAGGCTATTACTGCATTACACTTGGCACATGATATCGCAGCACCCATGGCTAGGTTGGGGCTACGGTCAGTTTGAGTTTGCTTTTGCCCGCACGCTCGCGCAAGCAGGGCAAGTACCCGACAACTTTATTTATCCTTCACATCCCCATAATGAAGTTCTGTTTGGCTGGGTGGAGGGGGGGATCGCCGCGCTGATTGGGATGTTGTTACTCGCTATCGGCTATGTCAAACCCCTATTGATGCAACCCAAAACTGTGTTTCCAATCTGGGTCCTCACATTGCCGATCGCGTTGCATCTGATGACCGAATATCCGCTTTACCAATCTGCGGCCCATTGGCTGGTCCTTATTCTTCTTGGGCGACTAATGATTCCGGAGACTCTTTTGGTTGCAGCAACGCCAACGCCGGCACCTTGGCAACGTGGGTTGAACGGTGCGATCATTTTCGCGGCGCTATGCACATTGCTCTTTATGGTGACGGGATTCAAAACGGGTCGCGTACTGACCATGACAGAAAGAAATGGCTTAGTGGACATGAGGCCATTAGATGACTTGATAAATCCGTATATCCAATGGGAAAGATATCAGTACATACGACATATCAACTTATTACTGCAATTCAACCAGCGCCAAGACCCTGAGTTACTGACACAATTTAAGGCATGGGCAGAGCAGTACCTTCAACTGCACAATGACCCGAATGTTTATCAAAGCCTTATCATGATTACTCATTATCAGGGCGATGTTGAGCAAGCGAATCATCTGCGCCTAACTGCGCGAGCGTTATTCCCCGATAATCCCAGCTTCAAATAACCCTATCCCAGCAGCGCGTCCTACTTTGAGGGCGCGCGTTTTTTGGAGCCTAATGACTTTCCCTGTGCTTTAACAAGCAAAAAAAAAGAGGTGAAAGCCTAGGCGATCACCTCAAAAGTCAAAGAAACTGCATTTTCTTATGGGTAAATTTTGTACTTCTCACGCAGTTGTAAGTAACGCTCCACATCAGGTTGCCAGTGGGATTCAAGGAAACTGACGGTTTCATCAACGGAAAGCTTTCTCTCACTTGCTTCATTCATCAATGCCACGAGATTGCTTGCACCAGTGAGTTTGGCTAACCAGAGCGGGCGTAGCAAAAAGAAGGCTTCCTGATAGTCCAGATATTTCGCTTCTTGTGCCGCAGGGATCACCATCGGGTAGCCCGCAGCCTTGAACTTGAACCACCAATCGACGAAGTAACGCACCGTTGGCTTAATTTGACTGATATCGGTCTTAGAAAGATTTTCGCCGCAAACCTGTTTGCCCGCATGAGGCCAACCGGTTTTCTGTTGATTAATATCGACCTGATAGCAGGTATTGACATAAAACTGGTGCGAAGGAAAACCTAATTGCTCAAACGGGTGATCTGAGCCTCTGCCCATATTGACGCTAGTGGCTTCAAACAATCCCAGAGAAGGATAGAGTTGAATCGCCAGATCGCTGCGCAGGTTTGGTGACGGCCGGACCGGCAGCGAATAAGGCATATCATGGGTATAATTTGCCATGCTGATAACCACTAAGTCTTGTGGCGGTAACTGGTAGGCGGGGATACCAAATGCCTGCCAACTGCTGTCATCAAAATGTGTCAACCAGCCCTCCCCCACGATCATGCGAGCGAACTCCCCCGAAGTCAGGCCATGAACCATCGGAATAGGATGCATGCCGATTCCCGACATGTTCTTTTCTTCCAGTATTGGCCCATAGACATGATTCCCCAACGGGTTAGGCCGATCGAACACCATCAACTTCTTCTGGCTGGCTTGCAGGCTTTCCAGCATGTGGTGCAGGGAGAGGGTATAGGTAAAATAACGTACGCCGACATCCTGCAAGTCATAGATCACCACATCGATATTGGCTAACTGCGCTTCAGTAGGATGAGCGCGCGCCCGACCATCTTCATCTCGCCCATAGAGAGAGATGATCGGCAAGCCACTTTGCTTATCAAGGTGGTTATCATCGCCCAAGCCCGCATCGGCCTTACCGCGGATCCCATGTTCAACCGAAAATAATGTCGTGACGGTGAAGCCAAACTTGTCTTGCTCAGAAAGCAATTTATCAATGGTGTGACGGCCATCTTTATTGATAGAACTTTGATTGACCATCAAGCCAACACGCTTGTTTTTGAGCAGCGGCCCGTAAATATCTTCCCGATCAACGCCCAGAACCATGCTTTGTCCCGCATTGGCAGAGCCAATGCTGATAACACACGCAGAACACAAAAATAGTAAAGTCAGCAGGAAGTGTCTCATGCCTTGTTTCTCTCTTATCATAGATGAATTTGCCCGTGGGAAGAGGCCTTAGAAGTTATGCCGCAATTCCGCTGCCCAGAACCAGAAGTTGTTGCTGGTTTTATGCCCATTTATCCAAGTCTGCTCTGGCCGATAATAGGTATCGAAGAATAGCGACGTTTGTTTGGTAAAGGGATAGATCGCCTGGAATCCGTAGCGGCTACGATTCTTCTCTTTAAACAGGGTTTCATTGTTACGCGAGTCGCGGAAACTTTGTGTCCCTTTGGTTAACGCCAGACGGGTGTACGGCATGAGCATGACACCATTATCGAACTTGTAGCGGTAGATCCCCCACAGGAAATGTTCCTTGTTATAAAGCGTATTGACCAGTTGCTCGTCGATATACAAGTAGTTCAGCCACAACGAATTTTTCTTATCAAACGTGAAGTTAGCACCCGCAAAATGCTCGTTGATTTGGCTCCAGTCACGCTTGTAGACGCCATATTCTCCTTTTGCCCGCGCGTAATCCAGTTTACGGTCAATCAAGCGGAAAGAGAGACTGGCATTAAAGCTCACACTGTCGGAATACTTATAGTAAGCCTGTGGACGGATCCAGAATTCGTGCCGCTCTTCGCCTTTGCGCACATCACCCTGATATTCCGGAACAGCCAGCGCGGGGTTGTTTATCGACGGATAATGCCAGTTGTCATTACGATAGCCTATGCGCAGTTTCGTATTGCCGCTTTTCCCATCCAGCGTGAAGGGGAATGTTCTCGTGACCCCTGCCTGCCAGCGAGTACGATCGTACTCTTGCATATTGTCTAAATAGGTTTTCAAAAATTGCACATCATAGAGCCACAGCGAATCATTCTGATAAATAAAAGCACCGAGATAAGGCGAAGTCGCCATGCTCCCTTTCATAAATTTCCAATTATCATCGCTGTCTATTTCTTGCTCAACGCCAATATAGGTATCAAAGTTCCAGACTTTTTTCTCGAGCTTTGTCTGAGCTTCTTTTTTTTCTTTTTCCATCGCTAAAATACGTTGGTTCAGTTTTAATATTTCCTGATCGTAATCGGTTGAAGACTCATCTGCCATTACCGGCGCAGACATCGCTATAGCACTGAGGATCACTAACCCTGTCAAACGATTCATTTTTTATCTTCCATTATTTTATAATATTGTTAATCCATAACCGCGCGGATAAAGCACTTTATTAGCATCAGGCGTTTTAATATCGACGGGGAGTTTCCCTTGAGGTTTAGCGAGAATATCTTGTTTACCTGCTGGCCCTTGGAATAGCGTTCTTAAACCGCTGCGAATATTGGTTTCCAGACTATTACGGACATTATTTGTTACATCGAAACCCGTAATACCATAAATAGCGATATTTGCCTTTACGCCAGATAAATAAGCGATGTCATAGGGGTTACGCGTGGAGATGACCACTAGTGGAATCTTTTTATTATTAGCGACATCGATAATCCGCTGAGCATTCATTGGATTTTCTTTGAGATTATAAGTCGCAAGAATAATGAATTGCTGACCTTCAATTTGTTTTTCAATCTCTTCTGTCGTTAGTGTATCCAGACCTAGCTTGATTACCTGATGCTTAACGTTTAATGAAACTTTTAGCTCATTGGCAATGTCATTCAAATGTTTGCTAATAAGCTCGTTACGTGGCCCTTCATCGGAAAATACCATCATCTCATTCTGTTGTTTAAGACGATAAGGCAGTACTTGGTCGTTTTTAATCAGCGTAATGGCCTGCTCGGAAATCGCATTTTCCAAATCTTTATGTGCCTTGGATGCGACAATAGTTTGTGCCTTGGCGGCATCATGCGGTGCAGGAGAAAGCTGTTTGTTCAGTTTGGTATAGATAACGCGCTGTGCTGACTCCTCAATACGTTGCTTAAGCACCGCATCTTTTCCTGCTTCAGTTTTCAGGTAATGATACAGTTCGCCGAGTTGCTCGATACTGCTCTTGTCTTTAATCGCTAATGGCATCAAGACAATATCATTACCGGCGAGGATCGCTTGCTTGATAGACCACTGGCGATCAAAATTACCGGTGATGGCCCCCATGTCCATGGCATCGGTCAGAATAAGGCCCTCAAACTTCAACTGGTGGCGCAGAAGGTCAGTCAGAATAGGCTTCGATAACGTGGCCGGAGTGCCGATTTCTTCTCCTTTGGTATTGGTCAACTTAGCGTCATCAAGCGCGGGAACGACCACATGAGCGGTCATGATGGCGTCGCTATCCGGCATCACCTCAAGGAAGGGTTTAAGCTCAATCTGCGACCATGCTGCCTTGTCAATATTGATGCTAGGCAGCGCAAAGTGGGTATCTGAACTCACGTTGCCATGCCCTGGGAAGTGTTTTAGCGAGGTCAGTACCGGATATTGCTGAATACCCTCGATATAGCTGCGAGCCAATTTACCGACCAAAATCGGATCATCGGAATAAGAACGAACACCGATAACAGGGTTGTTTTGGTTATTGTTAACATCCACCACGGGGCCAAAGTTAAAGTTAAAACCAAGACTCGTTAATTCATAGCCATGAATTGTCCCTGCTTGTTTAGCTAACTTCGGCGACCCTGTCGCCCCTAAAGCCATATTCCCCGGCATTTCAGTCCCGACACGTAAACGGGTGACATATCCCCCTTCCTGATCGGTACTAATAAATAATGGTAAATTATTGCGTGCATTCTGAATATGATTAATTAATTCTACCGTCTGCGGCGTATCAATTAAGTTTTCACGAAACAGAATCACCGAACCCAGAGAGTAATCTTTAATCATCTTACTGACACTGTCATTTATCGTGATAAATGGCGTCTTATTTTCAGTATTACTTTCATCCCAAGAACGAATATCGACCATCAACATCTGTCCGAGTTTTTCCTCAAAACTCATTTGATTTATTAATGTTTCCGCAGCAGTTTTTGGCGACTGCCACATTTCTTTCAATTGTGAATCTGAAATAGTGGCAGCATAACTTCCGGTACTGAATAAAAAAATAGCAGATATTATTTTTTTCATGAATAGCTCCATGGTGTCAATTTCCCAGCGATTGTACATTCCAAAATGAGTAATAAAGTGACAATTATCACAGCTGGTCGATTCGTGTTTTTGGTTATCAATGGAATAATATTTACTTTCCCTTCAAGATTTTTTGGCCGCAAACTGATTAATTCAAGGAGATGCATAAGGAATAGCAAATTAATTTTTGGAATATATTTCGTTAATTATTTCTGTGGCATTTCAATTTGCAAGAATAGTCTTAGTATATAATCAATAACAATATTGACCGTTAAGCTTTTAGGGCGTTTATCATTGGATATTAATTTGACTGCTCAGATCACTGGCCCCGTAAAAAAGCGTCACATCGTGGCCGAAGAAAAGGAATTTACGGCAATAATGTTGGCACCCGCATACGGTTTGTTTGCGTTTTTTTGCGAGAACCAGCCTCGGCTTGGGTTAATCGTCCAGATTGTTGATGGTCATACTGGCGTTAAGGACCAGTGGTTTGGCGATTTCTTTTCGTCGCTGCAATAGCGCCAAGAAAATAAGATCGGTCAGGGTATTTTGCGCTGTCCGTGATGATATCGAAGAGCTGCGCCATTCATTTTCATCAGAAATACTTTCCAGCACATAATCGGCAAGCTTAGCCAAAGGAGTTTCTTTGTTGCCCGTGATGGCGATGACCGTCGCCCCCTGCGCTTTTGCCATGGTACTGGCCATCCGCATTTCTTTGCGCTTGCCGCT
The window above is part of the Yersinia massiliensis genome. Proteins encoded here:
- a CDS encoding fimbrial protein, producing the protein MNLNKTILAAALVLGFASVANAADQGQGTVTFNGSIIDAPCSIASGSDSQTVELGQVSNVRLMNGGESQSKDFNIKLENCDITTLKTVTTTFGGAESVAVPGLLGITGVAEGAGIAIVDGGGSVITLGSPTSAQTLVAGNNTLLFSAYLKGSTTSGAIKPGSFTSVANFTLAYQ
- a CDS encoding faeA-like family protein; translated protein: MKAKNQRKEEVMSILEERCLFLKKQFSESIPPVDSWPKTRELADKAELDIYTARLVLMKLVDENRAKMSETKVLNSLRWFIAHPADK
- a CDS encoding PglL family O-oligosaccharyltransferase, whose translation is MNTIIMVMIAVTFLTMLHYEINRGGAGLDLPTNILIWAMMALLTMALYWPQSEANHPFSSPGSLWLLSGALMISIPGLWPESLRHIGAWLPRLLGLWGGIILLFGLFRLKLNAGTRQMWLMLILLSTWGQAVLALLQWFVFTADNWMEFDPAQRPYGIFQQVNVLASYLATGYACAVYLFMVPNKRVVRGISTLTLLVFPGLLVLLQSRIGWVGGVSTLLLLSFYYWRQRQILGLWLFSLASVLAAVYVLSQWSDSALVLKEGSNRERRLLLHYTWHMISQHPWLGWGYGQFEFAFARTLAQAGQVPDNFIYPSHPHNEVLFGWVEGGIAALIGMLLLAIGYVKPLLMQPKTVFPIWVLTLPIALHLMTEYPLYQSAAHWLVLILLGRLMIPETLLVAATPTPAPWQRGLNGAIIFAALCTLLFMVTGFKTGRVLTMTERNGLVDMRPLDDLINPYIQWERYQYIRHINLLLQFNQRQDPELLTQFKAWAEQYLQLHNDPNVYQSLIMITHYQGDVEQANHLRLTARALFPDNPSFK
- a CDS encoding exo-beta-N-acetylmuramidase NamZ family protein, giving the protein MRHFLLTLLFLCSACVISIGSANAGQSMVLGVDREDIYGPLLKNKRVGLMVNQSSINKDGRHTIDKLLSEQDKFGFTVTTLFSVEHGIRGKADAGLGDDNHLDKQSGLPIISLYGRDEDGRARAHPTEAQLANIDVVIYDLQDVGVRYFTYTLSLHHMLESLQASQKKLMVFDRPNPLGNHVYGPILEEKNMSGIGMHPIPMVHGLTSGEFARMIVGEGWLTHFDDSSWQAFGIPAYQLPPQDLVVISMANYTHDMPYSLPVRPSPNLRSDLAIQLYPSLGLFEATSVNMGRGSDHPFEQLGFPSHQFYVNTCYQVDINQQKTGWPHAGKQVCGENLSKTDISQIKPTVRYFVDWWFKFKAAGYPMVIPAAQEAKYLDYQEAFFLLRPLWLAKLTGASNLVALMNEASERKLSVDETVSFLESHWQPDVERYLQLREKYKIYP
- a CDS encoding glycoside hydrolase family 3 protein, coding for MKKIISAIFLFSTGSYAATISDSQLKEMWQSPKTAAETLINQMSFEEKLGQMLMVDIRSWDESNTENKTPFITINDSVSKMIKDYSLGSVILFRENLIDTPQTVELINHIQNARNNLPLFISTDQEGGYVTRLRVGTEMPGNMALGATGSPKLAKQAGTIHGYELTSLGFNFNFGPVVDVNNNQNNPVIGVRSYSDDPILVGKLARSYIEGIQQYPVLTSLKHFPGHGNVSSDTHFALPSINIDKAAWSQIELKPFLEVMPDSDAIMTAHVVVPALDDAKLTNTKGEEIGTPATLSKPILTDLLRHQLKFEGLILTDAMDMGAITGNFDRQWSIKQAILAGNDIVLMPLAIKDKSSIEQLGELYHYLKTEAGKDAVLKQRIEESAQRVIYTKLNKQLSPAPHDAAKAQTIVASKAHKDLENAISEQAITLIKNDQVLPYRLKQQNEMMVFSDEGPRNELISKHLNDIANELKVSLNVKHQVIKLGLDTLTTEEIEKQIEGQQFIILATYNLKENPMNAQRIIDVANNKKIPLVVISTRNPYDIAYLSGVKANIAIYGITGFDVTNNVRNSLETNIRSGLRTLFQGPAGKQDILAKPQGKLPVDIKTPDANKVLYPRGYGLTIL